The proteins below come from a single Leptidea sinapis chromosome Z, ilLepSina1.1, whole genome shotgun sequence genomic window:
- the LOC126979133 gene encoding BAH and coiled-coil domain-containing protein 1 isoform X2, translating to MTVGVANVLCDDRAGPLAWPTPAPAPAPPLWQYPAQVSMDSMMMGGVGSVGMGSVGTGVSSVGGFQLVREPTSGALLLLPAPSDLPHTVVWGGMPYPSAPLLLPPAPHPSHHLQLLPGDLLASTATLQHTHTHSTRLVTLAPAPPQQHQTHIEKRKPIMHPLITPHTLIKIEPEPPQEKPPPFVPEPVPPPMMATHLYYQPEFQEQVCRSQATSPVAPPTPPPDTSEIPAHKDASNQTDHIDDEDEHQNQVEDDEREVACVGVAHVPEESQVHLQMMPIIDSAEDSSSEDMTLVVTGAIEKAIDTIERDEALDNSSSSESQDLVIDTGQHSNTSPAATIEPRLADDVSGLELLSNSIEQYERTTPGHNMPTLETTPLMVDTRSSSKLNILIKTSPKSPPPTEAKPQRRFEFPSTDNCVEQQKPSLDRLGLLCEVILAEQRLIEEGVDNSRPSTSQPFIKTEPLLSPTKADLSLELKKEKHRNRDDTSNERRRKRSHVREEKLKHKLEKIRRHKRERKSNDGEDSGGELEASLRRVTACSCGVANCTHTSNVPSAHDLVNAIEKDMRKRLQDLQRQCDEKRAQLNALTPPLAVLSTPPTPCTPALSPDSDRGSSKKRKVGRPRKVSSPDSTETIVAKKPKSKSSLVGYLLAKGKLKGGILCTRGEPSREETSRTSKVRPKLKAEPILKMCSEDDDTEWGLNRSASSSMESLNEVRQKNREKVDRLVRKHSRDDFSEIELTIRRASASSDNEEKKRAKKRRKSTVSKEESKVEEPVKEKDPEVDTQIPLVTRCTLTEDKLDTSPRVLTCRGGLFYAGKLSAVQAPDVYAITLDGERGNKPHILSREETLKDAILEVTPRSVSELASGSRVCAYWSQQYRCLYPGTVALASPDPRHDNLVAVEFDDGDSGRIAIEDIRFLEPNYPIVEYENTLFTLGKRRRNTSGTDEKKASVSEAKPETQMAEMKIEAEADRHRDRKKLKKHKKEKEKRLSEDDPNSTEHIKKKKKKHKCCEEHCKHRKHKKHHKKHKKRHHSGCKDHSSSSGEEHRQKSPTHYVDSKSNEDSIDSNDKLSTLIAVEKSPDEKMKTVIKKAVLVKTPVLDFSNIGLRTDEEEDNLKDSGIGLLEEEPSTSTCDIFKKKLKRRTVSSSSDGGGGSGGGGISKMAAFLPGGALWRWSGPAYRRTARPRHRKLFYRSIQRGEETLHVGEAAVFLSTGRADRPYIGRIVALWQARGAMAVRVHWFYHPEETAACNPLHYPGGLFESPHTDENDVQTISHKCEVLPLAQYKERMGDDPARYSSVYDNNDVYYLAGHYDPTQQTLRMEPDIPFAT from the exons ATGACGGTGGGCGTGGCTAACGTACTGTGCGACGACCGCGCCGGCCCGCTGGCGTGGCCCACTCCCGCCCCTGCGCCGGCCCCGCCGCTTTGGCAGTACCCAG CGCAAGTGTCGATGGACAGCATGATGATGGGAGGAGTGGGCAGCGTGGGGATGGGTTCTGTTGGCACCGGCGTGTCCTCGGTCGGCGGCTTCCAACTCGTCCGTGAGCCGACGTCTGGGGCGCTGTTGCTACTGCCAGCACCCTCCGATCTTCCGCACACCGTCGTGTGGGGCGGGATGCCCTACCCTTCAGCACCGCTACTACTACCCCCTGCACCACACCCTTCACATCATCTACAACTACTACCAGGAGACCTCCTAGCTTCGACAGCAACGCTTCAACACACTCACACGCATTCTACTCGCCTGGTAACCTTAGCTCCAGCACCGCCACAGCAACACCAGACTCACATTGAAAAGCGTAAGCCAATCATGCACCCGCTCATCACACCTCACACTTTGATCAAAATTGAACCAGAACCGCCACAAGAGAAACCACCACCTTTCGTACCAGAACCGGTGCCGCCACCGATGATGGCGACGCATCTTTACTATCAGCCAGAGTTTCAAGAACAAGTTTGTAGAAGTCAAGCAACTTCCCCTGTGGCTCCACCGACCCCCCCTCCTGATACTTCTGAAATCCCAGCACATAAAGACGCCTCAAATCAAACAGACCACATCGATGATGAAGATGAACATCAAAACCAAGTGGAAGATGATGAAAGAGAGGTCGCCTGTGTTGGTGTCGCTCATGTACCTGAAGAATCACAAGTTCACCTTCAAATGATGCCTATTATTGATAGCGCTGAGGATTCGTCATCTGAAGATATGACATTAGTAGTTACCGGTGCTATTGAGAAAGCAATAGACACAATAGAGAGAGACGAGGCTCTTGATAACTCTAGTAGTAGCGAGTCACAAGACTTAGTTATTGATACTGGTCAACATTCAAATACATCACCCGCGGCCACAATTGAACCAAGGCTAGCTGATGACGTAAGCGGATTAGAACTGTTATCAAATAGTATAGAGCAGTACGAACGAACAACACCTGGACATAATATGCCAACCTTGGAAACAACACCTTTAATGGTTGACACAAGGTCTTcatctaaattaaatatattaataaagacGTCACCCAAGTCTCCGCCGCCCACAGAAGCAAAGCCGCAAAGAAGATTCGAGTTTCCATCAACGGATAACTGTGTCGAACAACAAAAGCCTTCATTGGACAGACTAGGTTTACTCTGTGAAGTAATTTTGGCGGAGCAGAGACTAATCGAAGAAGGTGTTGACAATAGCCGTCCATCTACATCTCAACCATTTATCAAGACAGAGCCACTTCTAAGCCCAACTAAAGCAGACCTATCATTGGAATTGAAAAAAGAGAAGCATAGAAATCGGGATGACACGTCCAACGAACGAAGAAGAAAACGGAGTCATGTTCGAGAAGAGAAGTTGAAGCATAAATTGGAAAAGATCCGGCGGCATAAAAGAGAGCGGAAAAGTAATGATGGAGAAGACAGTGGGGGTGAACTGGAGGCTAGCCTTCGTAGAGTAACAGCGTGTTCATGTGGTGTAGCTAATTGCACGCATACTAGTAATGTTCCCTCTGCCCACGACCTTGTTAACGCAATCGAAAAAGACATGCGCAAAAGGTTGCAAGATCTTCAGAGACAGTGTGATGAAAAAAGAGCTCAATTGAATGCCCTAACCCCGCCATTAGCAGTATTGTCTACTCCACCAACACCTTGCACTCCAGCACTTTCACCAGACTCAGATAGAGGCTCATCCAAAAAGCGTAAAGTAGGCCGACCAAGAAAAGTTTCAAGTCCTGATTCTACCGAAACAATTGTGGCAAAAAAACCTAAATCTAAGAGCAGCCTCGTTGGTTATTTGTTAGCGAAAGGAAAACTGAAAGGAGGCATATTATGTACAAGAGGCGAACCATCACGAGAGGAAACCAGTCGAACAAGCAAAGTTCGGCCGAAACTCAAAGCTGAACCAATTTTAAAGATGTGTTCAGAAGATGATGATACCGAATGGGGCCTTAATAGATCCGCGAGTTCATCGATGGAGAGCTTGAATGAAGTTCGACAGAAAAATCGTGAGAAAGTTGACCGTTTAGTCAGAAAGCATTCGAGAGATGACTTTTCTGAGATCGAGTTGACTATTCGTAGAGCTAGTGCATCAAGCGATAATGAAGAAAAGAAACGTGCAAAGAAGCGTCGGAAGAGTACTGTGTCGAAAGAGGAGTCGAAAGTGGAGGAACCTGTGAAAGAAAAAGATCCCGAAGTGGATACTCAGATACCACTAGTAACTCGCTGTACGTTGACTGAAGACAAACTGGATACATCTCCTAGAGTGCTGACATGTCGGGGAGGACTCTTCTACGCTGGAAAACTGAGCGCTGTGCAAGCACCTGATGTGTATGCCATTACTCTAGATGGAGAGAGAGGGAACAAACCACATATTCTGTCAAGAGAGGAAACCTTGAAAGATGCG ATATTGGAAGTAACTCCAAGATCTGTCTCGGAACTGGCCTCTGGTAGTAGAGTGTGTGCATATTGGTCCCAACAGTACCGCTGCCTATACCCCGGCACTGTGGCGCTAGCGTCGCCCGACCCGCGTCACGACAATCTCGTCGCGGTTGAGTTCGACGACGGTGACTCGGGTCGCATCGCCATCGAGGATATACGCTTCTTGGAGCCCAATTACCCTATTGTTG AGTATGAAAACACATTGTTCACCCTGGGCAAACGTCGAAGAAATACAAGTGGGACAGATGAAAAGAAAGCTTCAGTCAGTGAAGCAAAACCAGAGACACAAATGGCTGAAATGAAGATCGAAGCAGAGGCAGACAGACATAGAGATAGAAAGAAGTTGAAGAAGCACAAGAAGGAAAAGGAGAAACGCCTGAGCGAAGACGATCCGAATTCCACCGAGCacataaaaaagaagaagaagaagcatAAATGTTGTGAGGAACATTGCAAACACAGAAAACATAAGAAACACCATAAAAAACACAAGAAACGACATCACTCTGGTTGCAAAGATCATTCTAGTTCTTCAGGTGAAGAACACAGGCAGAAGTCGCCAACTCATTATGTTGATTCTAAATCTAACGAAGATTCGATAGATTCCAATGACAAATTGTCAACTTTGATCGCGGTTGAGAAATCGCCAGATGAAAAAATGAAAACCGTCATAAAAAAGGCAGTTTTGGTGAAAACACCGGTActtgattttagtaatattggACTTAGAACTGATGAGGAGGAAGATAATTTGAAGGACAGTGGGATCGGACTGTTAGAAGAGGAGCCTTCGACGTCTACTTGCgatatttttaagaag AAGCTAAAGCGGCGTACGGTATCGTCGTCATCGGACGGCGGCGGGGGGAGCGGGGGTGGCGGAATAAGCAAGATGGCGGCTTTCCTGCCCGGCGGCGCTCTGTGGAGATGGTCGGGGCCCGCGTACCGACGCACGGCTCGCCCTAGACACCGCAAACTCTTCTATCGGTCCATACAGCGCGGCGAGGAGACACTACAT GTTGGTGAAGCTGCAGTATTCCTTTCGACGGGTCGCGCTGATCGTCCGTATATCGGACGCATCGTAGCGCTGTGGCAAGCACGCGGCGCCATGGCCGTACGCGTTCACTGGTTCTATCACCCTGAGGAGACGGCTGCTTGTAATCCTCTCCATTACCCG GGTGGGTTATTCGAATCTCCACATACAGACGAAAATGACGTCCAGACAATTTCGCACAAGTGTGAGGTATTACCTCTCGCGCAATACAAGGAGCGCATGGGTGACGACCCGGCTAGGTACAGCTCGGTATACGATAACAACGACGTGTACTATCTCGCGGGACATTACGACCCGACGCAACAGACACTGCGCATGGAACCCGATATACCCTTTGCTACCTAA